From a single Osmerus mordax isolate fOsmMor3 chromosome 14, fOsmMor3.pri, whole genome shotgun sequence genomic region:
- the fcho2 gene encoding F-BAR domain only protein 2 isoform X7 — translation MITPYFLENFWGEKNNGFDVLYHNMKHGQMSSKELSEFIRERATIEEVYARSMTKLAKSASNFSQLGTFAPVWDVFKTSTEKLAGCHMELVRKLQELIKEVQKYVDEQAKAHKKTKEEVASTLEAVQSIQTTSQALQKAKENYNAKTVEHERLRKEGATQRDADKAGVKAKKATEAYKSYVEKYATAKSEFEQKMAETAQKFQDIEESHIVHMKEIIQSYSQSVDETHVQIGVDHTEFLRNMENTSVESLIQKLAESKGTGKERPGPIEFEECNTAIATEGAKPRKRKTFAIPGRRKDKDTDSTESTEVEATNAANGVPPGYNGNIDIQNANVPQVDEDGFCIRPEVNENDAKENSFYSSSDSEDEDEPKKFHVEIKPVQPNNGTIQSRATIDELKASIGNISLSPSATSQIRRNQSSDELGKTRMPVSYNDRLTNSDLLSLDPFGPSPGAGSSPSVASSAVPVPNRPTTPLAAGALVPPPRPSSRPKLPTSKLTGINEIVRPFSPPKATSNASPPPAPLARAESSSSLSSNASLSASNTPTVGPERALAPSSSSPGPELLLSLSPFLLLSQRTSRGPSPVTLASQDALPIAVAFTESVNAYFKGADPTKCIVKITGDMTLSFPMGIMKVFTTNPSPTVLTFKLRNTSKLEQILPNQQLLYSDPSQSDSNTKDFWFNMPALTSYLRKSSEQNPTASYYNVDILKYQVVSNGIQSTPLNLAVYWKCTATTTDLRLDYRYNPESMTCPGTLTNLQVLVPVDGGVTSMQALPNAIWNTEQQKSLWKLSDISDNEGSGSLRAKFELSDGPSTPSTLAVQFMSEGSTLSGVDMELPGSGYRLSLNKKRFATGRYMADC, via the exons ATGATAACGCCTTACTTCCTTGAGAATTTCTGG ggagaaaaaaacaatgGATTCGACGTCCTCTACCACAACATGAAGCATGGCCAGATGTCCTCTAAGGAGCTGTCTGAGTTCATCAGAGAAAG GGCTACTATCGAGGAGGTGTATGCAAGATCGATGACCAAACTCGCCAAGTCAGCCAGCAACTTCTCCCAGCTGGG GACGTTTGCTCCGGTGTGGGACGTGTTCAAGACCTCCACGGAGAAGCTGGCCGGCTGCCACATGGAGCTGGTCAGGAAGCTGCAGGAGCTCATCAAGGAGGTGCAGAAGTACGTGGACGAACAGGCCAAAGCTCACAAGAAG ACAAAGGAGGAAGTGGCGTCCACGCTGGAGGCAGTCCAGAGCATCCAGACCACCTCGCAGGCGCTGCAGAAGGCCAAGGAGAACTACAATGCCAAGACGGTGGAGCATGAACGCCTCCGCAAGGAGGGGGCCACCCAGAGAGACGCCgacaag gcGGGAGTGAAGGCCAAGAAGGCCACAGAGGCCTACAAATCCTACGTTGAGAAATATGCCACGGCCAAGTCTGAGTTTGAACAGAAGATGGCAGAGACTGCACAG aaATTTCAGGACATTGAAGAGAGCCACATTGTCCACATGAAGGAGATCATCCAATCGTACTCCCAGTCCGTCGACGAGACACACGTGCAAATCGGAGtg GATCACACAGAGTTTCTAAGGAACATGGAGAACACGTCGGTGGAGAGTTTGATACAAAAACTGGCGGAAAGCAAAGGAACGGGAAAGGAGAGGCCAG GGCCCATCGAGTTTGAGGAGTGCAACACAGCTATTGCCACGgaag GAGCCAaacccaggaagaggaagacgtTCGCTATCCCAGGACGCAGAAAAGACAAGGACACAGACTCCAC AGAATCCACTGAAGTTGAAGCTACT AACGCTGCCAATGGAGTACCCCCAGGGTACAATGGGAACATAGACATCCAAAACGCT aatGTTCCCCAGGTTGACGAAGACGGTTTCTGTATCAGGCCCGAGGTCAATGAAAATG ATGCCAAAGAGAACTCTTTCTACTCGTCAAGTGACtctgaggacgaggacgagccCAAGAAGTTCCACGTGGAGATCAAGCCGGTGCAGCCCAACAACGGGACCATCCAGAGCCGTGCCACGATCGACGAGCTCAAGGCCTCCATTGGGAACATCAGCCTATCGCCCTCAGCCACG aGTCAGATTCGGAGGAATCAATCCA GTGATGAGCTGGGAAAGACCAGGATGCCAGTATCTTATAATGA CAGACTGACCAACAGTGACCTGCTGTCGCTGGATCCGTTTGGCCCCTCCCCTGgagctggctcctccccctccgtcgCCTCATCTGCAG TGCCTGTCCCCAaccgccccaccacccccctggctGCTGGAGCCCTGGTGCCCCCCCCTagaccctcctccaggcccaagCTGCCCACCAGCAAGCTCACTGGCATCAATGAGATT GTGCGGCCGTTTAGCCCGCCCAAGGCGACGTCCAACGCCAGCCCACCTCCGGCACCGCTGGCTCGGGCAGagagctcctcctctctgtcctccaacgCCTCTCTGAGCGCGAGCAACACGCCCACAGTGG gGCCGGAGCGTGCCCTcgctccctcgtcctcctctccaggcccggagctcctcctctccctctctcccttcctcctcctcagtcaga ggACATCTCGCGGACCCAGCCCGGTGACCCTGGCTTCCCAGGATGCTTTGCCCATCGCTGTGGCCTTCACAGAATCTGTTAATGCCTACTTCAAAGGAGCTGATCCTACTAA GTGCATAGTGAAGATCACCGGAGACATGACGCTCTCCTTCCCCATGGGCATCATGAAGGTGTTCACCaccaacccctcccccaccgTGCTCACCTTCAAACTGAGGAACACCAGCAAGCTGGAGCAGATCCTGCCCAATCAGCAGCTACTATACAG CGACCCCTCACAGAGCGACTCCAACACCAAGGACTTTTGGTTCAACATGCCGGCCCTGACATCGTACCTAAGGAAGTCCTCAGAGCAGAACCCCACAGCCTCCTACTACAACGTCGACATCCTCAAGTACCAG GTGGTGTCCAATGGTATCCAGTCCACCCCTCTGAACCTTGCGGTGTACTGGAAGTGCACGGCCACCACCACCGACCTGCGCCTCGACTACCGCTACAACCCGGAGTCCATGACTTGCCCCGGCACGCTCACCAACCTCCAGGTCCTAGTGCCCGTAGATGGAGGGGTCACCAGCATGCAAGCTCTGCCCAACGCCATctg gaacacagagcagCAGAAATCGTTATGGAAGCTGAGCGATATCTCTGACAATGAAG GCTCGGGGTCTCTCAGGGCTAAGTTTGAGCTTTCCGatggcccctccaccccctccaccctggcgGTTCAGTTCATGAGCGAGGGGAGCACCCTCTCGGGGGTGGACATGGAGCTGCCCGGCTCTGGATACCGACTCTCCCTCAATAAAAAGCGGTTTGCCACAG GGCGCTACATGGCAGACTGCTGA
- the fcho2 gene encoding F-BAR domain only protein 2 isoform X9, which yields MITPYFLENFWGEKNNGFDVLYHNMKHGQMSSKELSEFIRERATIEEVYARSMTKLAKSASNFSQLGTFAPVWDVFKTSTEKLAGCHMELVRKLQELIKEVQKYVDEQAKAHKKTKEEVASTLEAVQSIQTTSQALQKAKENYNAKTVEHERLRKEGATQRDADKAGVKAKKATEAYKSYVEKYATAKSEFEQKMAETAQKFQDIEESHIVHMKEIIQSYSQSVDETHVQIGVDHTEFLRNMENTSVESLIQKLAESKGTGKERPGPIEFEECNTAIATEGAKPRKRKTFAIPGRRKDKDTDSTESTEVEATNAANGVPPGYNGNIDIQNANVPQVDEDGFCIRPEVNENDAKENSFYSSSDSEDEDEPKKFHVEIKPVQPNNGTIQSRATIDELKASIGNISLSPSATSQIRRNQSSDELGKTRMPVSYNDSRLTNSDLLSLDPFGPSPGAGSSPSVASSAVPVPNRPTTPLAAGALVPPPRPSSRPKLPTSKLTGINEIVRPFSPPKATSNASPPPAPLARAESSSSLSSNASLSASNTPTVGTSRGPSPVTLASQDALPIAVAFTESVNAYFKGADPTKCIVKITGDMTLSFPMGIMKVFTTNPSPTVLTFKLRNTSKLEQILPNQQLLYSDPSQSDSNTKDFWFNMPALTSYLRKSSEQNPTASYYNVDILKYQVVSNGIQSTPLNLAVYWKCTATTTDLRLDYRYNPESMTCPGTLTNLQVLVPVDGGVTSMQALPNAIWNTEQQKSLWKLSDISDNEGSGSLRAKFELSDGPSTPSTLAVQFMSEGSTLSGVDMELPGSGYRLSLNKKRFATGRYMADC from the exons ATGATAACGCCTTACTTCCTTGAGAATTTCTGG ggagaaaaaaacaatgGATTCGACGTCCTCTACCACAACATGAAGCATGGCCAGATGTCCTCTAAGGAGCTGTCTGAGTTCATCAGAGAAAG GGCTACTATCGAGGAGGTGTATGCAAGATCGATGACCAAACTCGCCAAGTCAGCCAGCAACTTCTCCCAGCTGGG GACGTTTGCTCCGGTGTGGGACGTGTTCAAGACCTCCACGGAGAAGCTGGCCGGCTGCCACATGGAGCTGGTCAGGAAGCTGCAGGAGCTCATCAAGGAGGTGCAGAAGTACGTGGACGAACAGGCCAAAGCTCACAAGAAG ACAAAGGAGGAAGTGGCGTCCACGCTGGAGGCAGTCCAGAGCATCCAGACCACCTCGCAGGCGCTGCAGAAGGCCAAGGAGAACTACAATGCCAAGACGGTGGAGCATGAACGCCTCCGCAAGGAGGGGGCCACCCAGAGAGACGCCgacaag gcGGGAGTGAAGGCCAAGAAGGCCACAGAGGCCTACAAATCCTACGTTGAGAAATATGCCACGGCCAAGTCTGAGTTTGAACAGAAGATGGCAGAGACTGCACAG aaATTTCAGGACATTGAAGAGAGCCACATTGTCCACATGAAGGAGATCATCCAATCGTACTCCCAGTCCGTCGACGAGACACACGTGCAAATCGGAGtg GATCACACAGAGTTTCTAAGGAACATGGAGAACACGTCGGTGGAGAGTTTGATACAAAAACTGGCGGAAAGCAAAGGAACGGGAAAGGAGAGGCCAG GGCCCATCGAGTTTGAGGAGTGCAACACAGCTATTGCCACGgaag GAGCCAaacccaggaagaggaagacgtTCGCTATCCCAGGACGCAGAAAAGACAAGGACACAGACTCCAC AGAATCCACTGAAGTTGAAGCTACT AACGCTGCCAATGGAGTACCCCCAGGGTACAATGGGAACATAGACATCCAAAACGCT aatGTTCCCCAGGTTGACGAAGACGGTTTCTGTATCAGGCCCGAGGTCAATGAAAATG ATGCCAAAGAGAACTCTTTCTACTCGTCAAGTGACtctgaggacgaggacgagccCAAGAAGTTCCACGTGGAGATCAAGCCGGTGCAGCCCAACAACGGGACCATCCAGAGCCGTGCCACGATCGACGAGCTCAAGGCCTCCATTGGGAACATCAGCCTATCGCCCTCAGCCACG aGTCAGATTCGGAGGAATCAATCCA GTGATGAGCTGGGAAAGACCAGGATGCCAGTATCTTATAATGA CAGCAGACTGACCAACAGTGACCTGCTGTCGCTGGATCCGTTTGGCCCCTCCCCTGgagctggctcctccccctccgtcgCCTCATCTGCAG TGCCTGTCCCCAaccgccccaccacccccctggctGCTGGAGCCCTGGTGCCCCCCCCTagaccctcctccaggcccaagCTGCCCACCAGCAAGCTCACTGGCATCAATGAGATT GTGCGGCCGTTTAGCCCGCCCAAGGCGACGTCCAACGCCAGCCCACCTCCGGCACCGCTGGCTCGGGCAGagagctcctcctctctgtcctccaacgCCTCTCTGAGCGCGAGCAACACGCCCACAGTGG ggACATCTCGCGGACCCAGCCCGGTGACCCTGGCTTCCCAGGATGCTTTGCCCATCGCTGTGGCCTTCACAGAATCTGTTAATGCCTACTTCAAAGGAGCTGATCCTACTAA GTGCATAGTGAAGATCACCGGAGACATGACGCTCTCCTTCCCCATGGGCATCATGAAGGTGTTCACCaccaacccctcccccaccgTGCTCACCTTCAAACTGAGGAACACCAGCAAGCTGGAGCAGATCCTGCCCAATCAGCAGCTACTATACAG CGACCCCTCACAGAGCGACTCCAACACCAAGGACTTTTGGTTCAACATGCCGGCCCTGACATCGTACCTAAGGAAGTCCTCAGAGCAGAACCCCACAGCCTCCTACTACAACGTCGACATCCTCAAGTACCAG GTGGTGTCCAATGGTATCCAGTCCACCCCTCTGAACCTTGCGGTGTACTGGAAGTGCACGGCCACCACCACCGACCTGCGCCTCGACTACCGCTACAACCCGGAGTCCATGACTTGCCCCGGCACGCTCACCAACCTCCAGGTCCTAGTGCCCGTAGATGGAGGGGTCACCAGCATGCAAGCTCTGCCCAACGCCATctg gaacacagagcagCAGAAATCGTTATGGAAGCTGAGCGATATCTCTGACAATGAAG GCTCGGGGTCTCTCAGGGCTAAGTTTGAGCTTTCCGatggcccctccaccccctccaccctggcgGTTCAGTTCATGAGCGAGGGGAGCACCCTCTCGGGGGTGGACATGGAGCTGCCCGGCTCTGGATACCGACTCTCCCTCAATAAAAAGCGGTTTGCCACAG GGCGCTACATGGCAGACTGCTGA
- the fcho2 gene encoding F-BAR domain only protein 2 isoform X8: MITPYFLENFWGEKNNGFDVLYHNMKHGQMSSKELSEFIRERATIEEVYARSMTKLAKSASNFSQLGTFAPVWDVFKTSTEKLAGCHMELVRKLQELIKEVQKYVDEQAKAHKKTKEEVASTLEAVQSIQTTSQALQKAKENYNAKTVEHERLRKEGATQRDADKAGVKAKKATEAYKSYVEKYATAKSEFEQKMAETAQKFQDIEESHIVHMKEIIQSYSQSVDETHVQIGVDHTEFLRNMENTSVESLIQKLAESKGTGKERPGPIEFEECNTAIATEGAKPRKRKTFAIPGRRKDKDTDSTESTEVEATNAANGVPPGYNGNIDIQNANVPQVDEDGFCIRPEVNENDAKENSFYSSSDSEDEDEPKKFHVEIKPVQPNNGTIQSRATIDELKASIGNISLSPSATSQIRRNQSTGFAPRRIGSVAKAQVPGDELGKTRMPVSYNDSRLTNSDLLSLDPFGPSPGAGSSPSVASSAVPVPNRPTTPLAAGALVPPPRPSSRPKLPTSKLTGINEIVRPFSPPKATSNASPPPAPLARAESSSSLSSNASLSASNTPTVGTSRGPSPVTLASQDALPIAVAFTESVNAYFKGADPTKCIVKITGDMTLSFPMGIMKVFTTNPSPTVLTFKLRNTSKLEQILPNQQLLYSDPSQSDSNTKDFWFNMPALTSYLRKSSEQNPTASYYNVDILKYQVVSNGIQSTPLNLAVYWKCTATTTDLRLDYRYNPESMTCPGTLTNLQVLVPVDGGVTSMQALPNAIWNTEQQKSLWKLSDISDNEGSGSLRAKFELSDGPSTPSTLAVQFMSEGSTLSGVDMELPGSGYRLSLNKKRFATGRYMADC, encoded by the exons ATGATAACGCCTTACTTCCTTGAGAATTTCTGG ggagaaaaaaacaatgGATTCGACGTCCTCTACCACAACATGAAGCATGGCCAGATGTCCTCTAAGGAGCTGTCTGAGTTCATCAGAGAAAG GGCTACTATCGAGGAGGTGTATGCAAGATCGATGACCAAACTCGCCAAGTCAGCCAGCAACTTCTCCCAGCTGGG GACGTTTGCTCCGGTGTGGGACGTGTTCAAGACCTCCACGGAGAAGCTGGCCGGCTGCCACATGGAGCTGGTCAGGAAGCTGCAGGAGCTCATCAAGGAGGTGCAGAAGTACGTGGACGAACAGGCCAAAGCTCACAAGAAG ACAAAGGAGGAAGTGGCGTCCACGCTGGAGGCAGTCCAGAGCATCCAGACCACCTCGCAGGCGCTGCAGAAGGCCAAGGAGAACTACAATGCCAAGACGGTGGAGCATGAACGCCTCCGCAAGGAGGGGGCCACCCAGAGAGACGCCgacaag gcGGGAGTGAAGGCCAAGAAGGCCACAGAGGCCTACAAATCCTACGTTGAGAAATATGCCACGGCCAAGTCTGAGTTTGAACAGAAGATGGCAGAGACTGCACAG aaATTTCAGGACATTGAAGAGAGCCACATTGTCCACATGAAGGAGATCATCCAATCGTACTCCCAGTCCGTCGACGAGACACACGTGCAAATCGGAGtg GATCACACAGAGTTTCTAAGGAACATGGAGAACACGTCGGTGGAGAGTTTGATACAAAAACTGGCGGAAAGCAAAGGAACGGGAAAGGAGAGGCCAG GGCCCATCGAGTTTGAGGAGTGCAACACAGCTATTGCCACGgaag GAGCCAaacccaggaagaggaagacgtTCGCTATCCCAGGACGCAGAAAAGACAAGGACACAGACTCCAC AGAATCCACTGAAGTTGAAGCTACT AACGCTGCCAATGGAGTACCCCCAGGGTACAATGGGAACATAGACATCCAAAACGCT aatGTTCCCCAGGTTGACGAAGACGGTTTCTGTATCAGGCCCGAGGTCAATGAAAATG ATGCCAAAGAGAACTCTTTCTACTCGTCAAGTGACtctgaggacgaggacgagccCAAGAAGTTCCACGTGGAGATCAAGCCGGTGCAGCCCAACAACGGGACCATCCAGAGCCGTGCCACGATCGACGAGCTCAAGGCCTCCATTGGGAACATCAGCCTATCGCCCTCAGCCACG aGTCAGATTCGGAGGAATCAATCCA CAGGGTTCGCCCCCCGCAGAATAGGCTCAGTCGCTAAGGCTCAGGTACCAG GTGATGAGCTGGGAAAGACCAGGATGCCAGTATCTTATAATGA CAGCAGACTGACCAACAGTGACCTGCTGTCGCTGGATCCGTTTGGCCCCTCCCCTGgagctggctcctccccctccgtcgCCTCATCTGCAG TGCCTGTCCCCAaccgccccaccacccccctggctGCTGGAGCCCTGGTGCCCCCCCCTagaccctcctccaggcccaagCTGCCCACCAGCAAGCTCACTGGCATCAATGAGATT GTGCGGCCGTTTAGCCCGCCCAAGGCGACGTCCAACGCCAGCCCACCTCCGGCACCGCTGGCTCGGGCAGagagctcctcctctctgtcctccaacgCCTCTCTGAGCGCGAGCAACACGCCCACAGTGG ggACATCTCGCGGACCCAGCCCGGTGACCCTGGCTTCCCAGGATGCTTTGCCCATCGCTGTGGCCTTCACAGAATCTGTTAATGCCTACTTCAAAGGAGCTGATCCTACTAA GTGCATAGTGAAGATCACCGGAGACATGACGCTCTCCTTCCCCATGGGCATCATGAAGGTGTTCACCaccaacccctcccccaccgTGCTCACCTTCAAACTGAGGAACACCAGCAAGCTGGAGCAGATCCTGCCCAATCAGCAGCTACTATACAG CGACCCCTCACAGAGCGACTCCAACACCAAGGACTTTTGGTTCAACATGCCGGCCCTGACATCGTACCTAAGGAAGTCCTCAGAGCAGAACCCCACAGCCTCCTACTACAACGTCGACATCCTCAAGTACCAG GTGGTGTCCAATGGTATCCAGTCCACCCCTCTGAACCTTGCGGTGTACTGGAAGTGCACGGCCACCACCACCGACCTGCGCCTCGACTACCGCTACAACCCGGAGTCCATGACTTGCCCCGGCACGCTCACCAACCTCCAGGTCCTAGTGCCCGTAGATGGAGGGGTCACCAGCATGCAAGCTCTGCCCAACGCCATctg gaacacagagcagCAGAAATCGTTATGGAAGCTGAGCGATATCTCTGACAATGAAG GCTCGGGGTCTCTCAGGGCTAAGTTTGAGCTTTCCGatggcccctccaccccctccaccctggcgGTTCAGTTCATGAGCGAGGGGAGCACCCTCTCGGGGGTGGACATGGAGCTGCCCGGCTCTGGATACCGACTCTCCCTCAATAAAAAGCGGTTTGCCACAG GGCGCTACATGGCAGACTGCTGA
- the fcho2 gene encoding F-BAR domain only protein 2 isoform X6 produces MITPYFLENFWGEKNNGFDVLYHNMKHGQMSSKELSEFIRERATIEEVYARSMTKLAKSASNFSQLGTFAPVWDVFKTSTEKLAGCHMELVRKLQELIKEVQKYVDEQAKAHKKTKEEVASTLEAVQSIQTTSQALQKAKENYNAKTVEHERLRKEGATQRDADKAGVKAKKATEAYKSYVEKYATAKSEFEQKMAETAQKFQDIEESHIVHMKEIIQSYSQSVDETHVQIGVDHTEFLRNMENTSVESLIQKLAESKGTGKERPGPIEFEECNTAIATEGAKPRKRKTFAIPGRRKDKDTDSTESTEVEATNAANGVPPGYNGNIDIQNANVPQVDEDGFCIRPEVNENDAKENSFYSSSDSEDEDEPKKFHVEIKPVQPNNGTIQSRATIDELKASIGNISLSPSATSQIRRNQSSDELGKTRMPVSYNDSRLTNSDLLSLDPFGPSPGAGSSPSVASSAVPVPNRPTTPLAAGALVPPPRPSSRPKLPTSKLTGINEIVRPFSPPKATSNASPPPAPLARAESSSSLSSNASLSASNTPTVGPERALAPSSSSPGPELLLSLSPFLLLSQRTSRGPSPVTLASQDALPIAVAFTESVNAYFKGADPTKCIVKITGDMTLSFPMGIMKVFTTNPSPTVLTFKLRNTSKLEQILPNQQLLYSDPSQSDSNTKDFWFNMPALTSYLRKSSEQNPTASYYNVDILKYQVVSNGIQSTPLNLAVYWKCTATTTDLRLDYRYNPESMTCPGTLTNLQVLVPVDGGVTSMQALPNAIWNTEQQKSLWKLSDISDNEGSGSLRAKFELSDGPSTPSTLAVQFMSEGSTLSGVDMELPGSGYRLSLNKKRFATGRYMADC; encoded by the exons ATGATAACGCCTTACTTCCTTGAGAATTTCTGG ggagaaaaaaacaatgGATTCGACGTCCTCTACCACAACATGAAGCATGGCCAGATGTCCTCTAAGGAGCTGTCTGAGTTCATCAGAGAAAG GGCTACTATCGAGGAGGTGTATGCAAGATCGATGACCAAACTCGCCAAGTCAGCCAGCAACTTCTCCCAGCTGGG GACGTTTGCTCCGGTGTGGGACGTGTTCAAGACCTCCACGGAGAAGCTGGCCGGCTGCCACATGGAGCTGGTCAGGAAGCTGCAGGAGCTCATCAAGGAGGTGCAGAAGTACGTGGACGAACAGGCCAAAGCTCACAAGAAG ACAAAGGAGGAAGTGGCGTCCACGCTGGAGGCAGTCCAGAGCATCCAGACCACCTCGCAGGCGCTGCAGAAGGCCAAGGAGAACTACAATGCCAAGACGGTGGAGCATGAACGCCTCCGCAAGGAGGGGGCCACCCAGAGAGACGCCgacaag gcGGGAGTGAAGGCCAAGAAGGCCACAGAGGCCTACAAATCCTACGTTGAGAAATATGCCACGGCCAAGTCTGAGTTTGAACAGAAGATGGCAGAGACTGCACAG aaATTTCAGGACATTGAAGAGAGCCACATTGTCCACATGAAGGAGATCATCCAATCGTACTCCCAGTCCGTCGACGAGACACACGTGCAAATCGGAGtg GATCACACAGAGTTTCTAAGGAACATGGAGAACACGTCGGTGGAGAGTTTGATACAAAAACTGGCGGAAAGCAAAGGAACGGGAAAGGAGAGGCCAG GGCCCATCGAGTTTGAGGAGTGCAACACAGCTATTGCCACGgaag GAGCCAaacccaggaagaggaagacgtTCGCTATCCCAGGACGCAGAAAAGACAAGGACACAGACTCCAC AGAATCCACTGAAGTTGAAGCTACT AACGCTGCCAATGGAGTACCCCCAGGGTACAATGGGAACATAGACATCCAAAACGCT aatGTTCCCCAGGTTGACGAAGACGGTTTCTGTATCAGGCCCGAGGTCAATGAAAATG ATGCCAAAGAGAACTCTTTCTACTCGTCAAGTGACtctgaggacgaggacgagccCAAGAAGTTCCACGTGGAGATCAAGCCGGTGCAGCCCAACAACGGGACCATCCAGAGCCGTGCCACGATCGACGAGCTCAAGGCCTCCATTGGGAACATCAGCCTATCGCCCTCAGCCACG aGTCAGATTCGGAGGAATCAATCCA GTGATGAGCTGGGAAAGACCAGGATGCCAGTATCTTATAATGA CAGCAGACTGACCAACAGTGACCTGCTGTCGCTGGATCCGTTTGGCCCCTCCCCTGgagctggctcctccccctccgtcgCCTCATCTGCAG TGCCTGTCCCCAaccgccccaccacccccctggctGCTGGAGCCCTGGTGCCCCCCCCTagaccctcctccaggcccaagCTGCCCACCAGCAAGCTCACTGGCATCAATGAGATT GTGCGGCCGTTTAGCCCGCCCAAGGCGACGTCCAACGCCAGCCCACCTCCGGCACCGCTGGCTCGGGCAGagagctcctcctctctgtcctccaacgCCTCTCTGAGCGCGAGCAACACGCCCACAGTGG gGCCGGAGCGTGCCCTcgctccctcgtcctcctctccaggcccggagctcctcctctccctctctcccttcctcctcctcagtcaga ggACATCTCGCGGACCCAGCCCGGTGACCCTGGCTTCCCAGGATGCTTTGCCCATCGCTGTGGCCTTCACAGAATCTGTTAATGCCTACTTCAAAGGAGCTGATCCTACTAA GTGCATAGTGAAGATCACCGGAGACATGACGCTCTCCTTCCCCATGGGCATCATGAAGGTGTTCACCaccaacccctcccccaccgTGCTCACCTTCAAACTGAGGAACACCAGCAAGCTGGAGCAGATCCTGCCCAATCAGCAGCTACTATACAG CGACCCCTCACAGAGCGACTCCAACACCAAGGACTTTTGGTTCAACATGCCGGCCCTGACATCGTACCTAAGGAAGTCCTCAGAGCAGAACCCCACAGCCTCCTACTACAACGTCGACATCCTCAAGTACCAG GTGGTGTCCAATGGTATCCAGTCCACCCCTCTGAACCTTGCGGTGTACTGGAAGTGCACGGCCACCACCACCGACCTGCGCCTCGACTACCGCTACAACCCGGAGTCCATGACTTGCCCCGGCACGCTCACCAACCTCCAGGTCCTAGTGCCCGTAGATGGAGGGGTCACCAGCATGCAAGCTCTGCCCAACGCCATctg gaacacagagcagCAGAAATCGTTATGGAAGCTGAGCGATATCTCTGACAATGAAG GCTCGGGGTCTCTCAGGGCTAAGTTTGAGCTTTCCGatggcccctccaccccctccaccctggcgGTTCAGTTCATGAGCGAGGGGAGCACCCTCTCGGGGGTGGACATGGAGCTGCCCGGCTCTGGATACCGACTCTCCCTCAATAAAAAGCGGTTTGCCACAG GGCGCTACATGGCAGACTGCTGA